The proteins below come from a single Treponema phagedenis genomic window:
- a CDS encoding Maff2 family mobile element protein: MKQLMAGGGIVLIGLKLIPLLANVLK, encoded by the coding sequence ATAAAGCAGCTGATGGCAGGAGGAGGTATTGTCCTTATCGGACTTAAGCTGATTCCGCTACTTGCAAATGTACTCAAGTAA
- a CDS encoding DUF4368 domain-containing protein: MDKIYEDQIRVEDLTKKIEKLYDDWLDNKISESNFQKILEKSQKEQDYLNQRIEDNQKLIVKEDLEDINVKKWFELIKKHRDIKKLDKETLNELISKIYVHEKEVVNGEITQTIDIYYNFIGNTDTLQVFYNL, from the coding sequence ATGGATAAGATTTACGAAGATCAGATAAGAGTAGAAGACTTAACTAAAAAGATTGAAAAACTATATGATGACTGGCTAGATAATAAGATAAGTGAAAGTAACTTCCAAAAAATTCTTGAAAAATCACAGAAAGAACAAGATTATCTAAATCAAAGAATAGAAGATAATCAAAAATTGATTGTTAAAGAAGATCTTGAAGATATTAATGTCAAAAAATGGTTTGAACTCATAAAAAAACATAGGGATATAAAGAAGCTGGACAAAGAAACCTTAAACGAACTCATCTCAAAAATCTATGTTCACGAAAAAGAAGTAGTGAATGGAGAAATCACCCAAACAATTGATATTTACTACAATTTCATAGGAAATACAGACACACTACAAGTATTTTACAATCTCTAA